GAGAATATATTTGATGCGTTACAAGTTGGACTGACATAAGATTTGTTGATTGTGCTTTTCTTCCAAAACACTAGAGGGAGTTCACTCGCCATAGTTGCAGTGAAGCATAGTGGACTTAATCATACGAAATCAACAAACTGAACAAAGATATCCATGAGTGCAAGTAAAGCATGGTGTGTCTTGCATCCTAGAGAACTGCCTGATATGGTCCTGGTGCTTATCTTTCTATGGCACAGTACACAGTTGTAAACTTTCAGTTCATGTTTGAAGGTGCAATATTCTACGATGCTGCCAATGTTGTAAACTGTATCTAGGGTGCTACAATTTTGGAAAGTATGGTGATACTTTCTTCTTTATTGTCAGATGAAGTTTTTCATGATGTTGAAACTACAGAGATGCATACTCTTACAAGAAGCAAACAAACACTATTTTGAGGCTTCAAAGCCTTCTTTATCTACAATGGGGGGTTAGTATGAGTAAAGTCCATCTCTTCATTATATATTTTCTGGTTTCTAAATTATTCATATTATCTATGCTTTTGGAACAGATATGTGTGTATGTTCTTTTACTCATCAAATGTCATGATGGAGACCTGGGATACATGAGAGACAGTGCTGAAAGAGAGGCCAATATGATTATTTACCATGATTTTGTAGGTTCTTGCAATTCCCAACTCCATGTTGTGGAAATTCATTATTGACATCACAATAGTTCAGTTATGTTTGTTTCTACTGTAACTTGTATGTGGCTGATAAAGAAATTACACATTttgcaagctggaaagcaattCCAAACCTCTTTAACAGGCAATTTATGCATGATGAAAGATTGAAAGTTCCATTAATTTGATATAATTACATCTCCGAAGCAAAGGGAAATACAAAGTGTTTGAGACGCCAAAAGATTAAAATAACAACTTTAGAGATGAGCTGCTGCTTCTGATCGTTCGGATTTACTAACAATTGTTAATTTCATATGATATCAGTACCAATTCTTGCTTGGGAAACTTTTAGGAAGTCCTGCATTCTATGTAAACTGTTTGTTACTAGCATACAGCTTCTCCATACCGACCATGTGGGAGCCCTTCATTCCTCACACCAAAAAATGAATCTTATTATAGTAGTGTAGTGCATGCTTTCTAGCATTAGTTGGTGTTACACCTGTCACCTGAAGTGTTTGTATTCTGAACCGAACCCCTACAACGATGCCCTATTTGTTAGTCCTCTGCCACTTCGTGAAAAGGAAGTGGAACAACCTTCACAGCTCTGAACTTCCCTGCATTGTTTAGATGTTCATTCTCCAACCTGACATAAAAGTTTTTATTTCATTTAGTTTTATATCATATTGGAAAGTTCCTATGGGGATAGATTGATTTGCTAAAAGAATTTACCTGTAGAAGTTCCAGTGACCTCGTCGAATCACCTCAAGTGCTGCTAAAAAGAACAGAGTTACTCTAGAATCCAGGCTTCCAATGTTAGGGTGGATGACAGTCTGAAGCCAAGCAAGTCTCAAGACAAGGTTCAAACCCTGTACAATATTTGATTCTCTGTAAGTGAAATATTTATCTTTACTTTGAATGTCTTGATGCAAATCTTAATTATTTGAGAACATACCATGGATAAGAAATAAATGTATTTTTGTTTAAGTATCAAATCATTACGAAGCCAAGTGTTCTTGGAATTGAACTGCAGAAGACCCCAATCCTTGACAAAGTCCCAGTACAGTTGGTAGATAGTTGCAATACTTGATACAATGACAACAAGTGACAACCATCCAGCACTATTATTATTCTCATATGCCACTTTTGTTCCTGCAGCAAGCATTGCTGACACATACTTCCCAAGGTTGACAATGTGGTTTATATCCCCTTCATCGAACCATCTCCTTGCACACTGTAGGACAACAGTAAAGAAGGGTACTATCACATGTTAAGTCATGTTCAATCTTACTACCTCTTAGTGTTTCAAAGGCGTCGCCTAGGCGTCCGGACAGACCCAGCTCGCCGTGGGCAACAGTCATGCCTTGTCGCCTAGGCGTCCAGGCATACCCAGCTTGCCTTGGGTCGCCTTGTCGCCTTTAAAACACTGTACCTCTGGTCGCAAAGTAACTTTTTTTTGAGTAAATATAGTTTGGAACTTTGAATATCGATGTTTCTAAATATTTATAGAAGATCTGTCCCCAAAAGTACTTTGATAAGATTACTTTTTTAAAGTAAATGTGAGAATCATATGTGTAGAAGATCTATCCCCAAAAGTACTTtgataatattatatttttattGGGTTTCATAATTACATTACAATTAAATTCTGTGTACAATATACATTTTGGAGCACGTGTCGCTGCTCAAAATGACAATTTTTTAAGGGAGTACATACCTGCATGGCTCTCCAGTAGTAAGGCAGGAAGGATACTGCATAAGCCAGGTCTCTAAAATGTTTAACTCTCGTGCAGTATCCATAGTCTTGTGTAATGTAGCTGCCTGTTATGTAGTAACATGCCAAATACTCCAGGCTCCTGAGCACTGGTACCTGTTTGTCAGCAGTCATTACATGCTTAGTCATTTTGTACTGATATAATCATTTATGCTTGAGTATGTAGTAGCCTATAAGTATTAACTCACTTAAGTATTTATAGTAGTACAACCACTTTTATTCACCCTCTTCAGTTTATGTTCAAAACACATACTTCTGAGCATTATGGCTTGTAGGGTAAAGCTTAAGTTTGCATAAGTGAACTTGAAAAGGCTTTAgcattttttttaatttattaCCTGGCTGCAGAGCTGATCAGCCATGAAGAAATCAACCATGACAACCTGCATATAAACAAAAAGTTTACCAGCTTGTTCTGATGTAAAATTTAGTTGGATGCCATCTTAAACAATTGCCCTTAAGAAACTTACCTTGTAAAAGGGGGTTAGGATGATGTTTCTGATAACTCTAAGGAATTGATAACGACTTGATCGGTAGATGATGTTGAAAGGGCAGACTAATATTGACAAGAACACCTGAATAAAGAGAAGCATCAGCCTCATAAGGGCATAAAAATTTCCAAATGTAAACACAAATGCATTTGTTGAGTTAAATAGTGTATACCAGAAGTAGGGACCCTGGTATTGCTTGGACTGCACTTGATGGATTTCCTTTAACAATGATTGTCAGGTGCGCAAACATTACACCAACAACAATAGTCATGGAAGTGGTGCATATCAAGAAAACATCACGGTACTTGAGCTCTTTAGTAGGTGCAAATTCAAATATGAATGTGTAGTTTATGCGTGTCTTTCTCCACATGAAAATGTTACATCCATAGAGGAAGAGATGCAGAAAGAAGAGGCTGAACATGCTGCAGTTTAGGATAACATAGTGTCAGCAATTGAATGTCTAAACTGTATCAGTTTTTCTTTTCCAAGAACTACGTAGCAGCAACTGAATTGTCATTTTTGGTGCTCACCTAAGGACAGGATAGGATGTTGACATGTACACCTTGTTAGACTGCTGAGTGTACATTCCAGCAATGTGTGCCATGATACAGTAACCGATGGATAATGCTAAGAAGCCACCAGTGAATAATCCTGGAAGTTTGACAGGTCTGTTTAAAATTTGGAAATCAACATTGACCAAGGAATGGGAACCTTATTAAAAAGTATTACCAATGAAAAACGTGGTAGAGTGTGATTCTTCCCTCTGATTTGGCTTCAGATACATCTTTGCTTTCCTTTTGTCACCTTCAGTGAAATGTCTCACAAAGAGCTCCTCGACATCATCCATTAGCCTGATTGCCTATTAAAACGAAATTTCAGTCCGGAACTTTGGAGCTTAGAAAGAAATAATTTATTGAAAGCTTCTCAGAATTGCTTCATCGCTGCAGAATACCTTGTCAGAGCTATTGAAGTAGGAGCTCTCCACTACTTTGAGGTAAATTTGCTGCACTTCCTTGTCTGTGACCTGAAACATGAAAAATACCTTCTTTTGTCAGAAGTGCTTATATATGTGATAAATTTCAGGATATGGCATCAGAGAGCAAGAGATATGAGCAGACACCTTGTcaaatttcttcaggatcttcacAAAGGCCATCATGTTCAAGCTCCTGCAACAAGTGTGCGCTCCTTGTCATATCCACATAACAAAAGGTTGAACTACATGCCATATTGCAAAATCAGCTATGTGTACCGGTAAGTCTTGAGGTATCCCAATCCCTTGTATAGCTCAACCAGAGCACCTCTGATCATCTTCTCTGCCTGGTGCAACTTCCTCTTGTTGATGCTCAACTTCTCATTGCTATCGCTACCATGTGTGCCAGTCTTCTTTGATTGGCTCAGCATGTCCTCAAACAGCAGTTCGCATATGGCAGTGACAGTCCTTGACGGCGTGGTGACTGGGATGTTGATCCTCACGTTCCTGCCCTGGCAGGTGACCACCCTCCCTGAGAGTGTCCTCAGCTTGTGGGCAGCTTCTTCATTTGGCCTGCCATGTCTCCCTGATTCACCAAGACCATGAGAGATGGAGAGCTGGTCCTCAAGTCCTTCATCTGTGCTTTTAGCTGTTACATCTTTGGTAACTGTTTCTTGGCCATCTTCTTCTTGCTCCGCGATGCCCCTTAGAGATTGGTCTCCTGTAATTTTGAGATGCCATGCCAGGATTAGTATATTGCATGAATGTTACTAATGACGCCCAACCTGATCTCTGCTGTTGGGATAATTATTTATTTGCCATTGCAAATTGCCTTAATCTAAGATATCTCATTCTCATCACTAAAGGCCTAATCCAAGATATGCCATTGCGTCTACAAATCTTATTTTTTTGCCCTCGCTAATGGCCTGAAAAGTAAAGGGTTACAAAAGTGTACATCATTAGTAAATTTGCATGTCTCAGGTTAAGGTAATATGCCTTATTCAGCTGGAAGGGCCTTAGATGGCATATGTCGAATTAAGGCAATTTGCAGTGGCATTACCAAAGGACTAATGCAGAACTCATTTTGTTAGTGCAGTCCGTTAAGGCAAAGAAACTGGACTGATCATGTACGCCCAGATGCCCACCAATATTGCCATTTGTAATATTCTTTCCTATCTAATGAAGCCAAAGGTAATATTCTTTCATCATGTGGCTTAATGGGCATATATTGGTTGAGCGAGATGCAACTATTCTCACCAAGCTGGATGGAGCAAGAAATGGAGAGATCATCTGTGTCGGCGCTCCCTTTTGAGGACCCGCCGCTGCGCcgtgcctgctgctgctgggtgATGGCGGCCTTGAGCTCGACAAGGATCTGCAGCTGCCTTCTGAGTGACTCGCCGCGCTCCAGGAActccccctccttcctttcGTAGAACCTGTTCACCTTGTTCAACTGCTGGTCCAGCCTCTGAAAAAAGGCCTTGGCAGCCTCAGCGTCCACAAACCCGGCCTCATTTGCCACCCCTGTCTCGTAAACCTCCCCAGCGACTGCACCGTCGATGCTCCCGCCGATCCCCAGCTTCTTGTGCACCTGCATTGCGCGTGGAGCATATTAGTTAGCACTAGCTTCCACTTGCTTTTTTGTGCTGTTCTCTGTAGAGATTCTGCAGATATGGTTATGCGGAAAGATGCTCGTGAGCAGCTAGTGTATAAAACAACAGCAAATTACTCAAGTTTCTTTTCAACTTGGCTCTGCAGTATCAGACGGAGCTTCAGCTAGCCAAGTTGGTACATGCCTGAATGGCAGCAGGCTCCCTATGGTGCCCATGGGGGTGGAGGAACGGCAACCTCATCACCCAGTGAGCTGCGGTCGGTGGCTTCTGGTGCGACCACGGTGATGCCACCACCGCTGGCACCACGACACCACCCCCAGCCGCGGTCTGCAGCTTCTTGACGTCCTTCTTGAGCTGCCAGTAATCCACGAAGGCCTCCTTCCATTCCGGCACGAGCTGGGCCTCGAACTGCTTGGAGAACTTCACCATTGGCGCCCCTGCCGGAAACCCGAGGGAGTAGCAGTGCAGGGCTCTGCAATGGTGAGTGGGTGGTGTCTCAAGGGAGGCCATGGTTTGGGGTGTACTTATATGTGCATGGGAGTGGGCTCTGGTGTTCACTGGAGGTAATTTAGATTTGGAATAGGAATCTAGAGTGAGATGGTGAGAGGCCAGCACATTCCAAAGTATCCGTGAAACAGGATGGAGGAATTGTTGCCTATGGGGAGGCTTAGCTAGCTGTTGTGTATTGTGATCACTGGTTGGGCATCAGGGTTGTGAATTGTGATCACTGGTTGGGCATCAGGGCATGTAAGTTGCTGTGTTGGATTCTAGTGGGCAGAGGAGAGGGGAAGTGGGAGGGAGGGTAGGTCTTTTATAGGATGGAGTGACGCGTAGTGCAATTGCCTGATGCTGTCAGCTGTCTCTCCTTCCATGCTGGAAAGTAAGGTGGGTGATGGCTGCCATGTAACAGAATGCACAGAGATGGGGTAATTGGCAAAAATGGGTGTCCACGCAGGTATGGGCGACTAAGTTGCATTCCAGATCGTCAGTGGTTTTCAACGGGTAAAACGTGGTGATCCTTCAAACGGCCCTTTGTCAGACATGTTACTGTGCCCGCCAACCCAGAGTTCATTTTGCTGCTTCAGAAGGTTTGTATATGCTCTGATGCGCTTGAACCTAAAGCTCCAGTACTATAAAATAAAATGTGGGTATCACATATAGAAGCACCGATTTAAATAGCAGCTAGGTGTGATCATTGGATGAAAATGACAAAATTTTGGggatcgaatttgttggattccttttTTTCAGGGGAATTTCTATGGATGATTAATTGCTTATTACTCGAGGACATTTCCCCAAAGATACGTTCAGGGTATTTTTGGAGCTGCTCAAATGTATCTACTTGTATCTGAACCTCAGAAAGGAAACATATATGCATCTTTTTAGTGCAGCCTTACCCATATCTTTTGCAGTACCTCATTTATGGATTGACAATGACTACTTCCTTTTGGCTTTTGCAACTAGCTTAGCACGTATCAAATGACACTTTGACAGGGCCGTAAAACTAAGTTCTGCATCAGCTGCTATCTTATTTGTAGTTTCTTCTTCGTTTCGAACATCACCTTTTGGATATATTACATTTCTCTACTTAAATTA
The genomic region above belongs to Panicum hallii strain FIL2 chromosome 4, PHallii_v3.1, whole genome shotgun sequence and contains:
- the LOC112889768 gene encoding phosphate transporter PHO1-3 — its product is MASLETPPTHHCRALHCYSLGFPAGAPMVKFSKQFEAQLVPEWKEAFVDYWQLKKDVKKLQTAAGGGVVVPAVVASPWSHQKPPTAAHWVMRLPFLHPHGHHREPAAIQVHKKLGIGGSIDGAVAGEVYETGVANEAGFVDAEAAKAFFQRLDQQLNKVNRFYERKEGEFLERGESLRRQLQILVELKAAITQQQQARRSGGSSKGSADTDDLSISCSIQLGDQSLRGIAEQEEDGQETVTKDVTAKSTDEGLEDQLSISHGLGESGRHGRPNEEAAHKLRTLSGRVVTCQGRNVRINIPVTTPSRTVTAICELLFEDMLSQSKKTGTHGSDSNEKLSINKRKLHQAEKMIRGALVELYKGLGYLKTYRSLNMMAFVKILKKFDKVTDKEVQQIYLKVVESSYFNSSDKAIRLMDDVEELFVRHFTEGDKRKAKMYLKPNQREESHSTTFFIGLFTGGFLALSIGYCIMAHIAGMYTQQSNKVYMSTSYPVLSMFSLFFLHLFLYGCNIFMWRKTRINYTFIFEFAPTKELKYRDVFLICTTSMTIVVGVMFAHLTIIVKGNPSSAVQAIPGSLLLVFLSILVCPFNIIYRSSRYQFLRVIRNIILTPFYKVVMVDFFMADQLCSQVPVLRSLEYLACYYITGSYITQDYGYCTRVKHFRDLAYAVSFLPYYWRAMQCARRWFDEGDINHIVNLGKYVSAMLAAGTKVAYENNNSAGWLSLVVIVSSIATIYQLYWDFVKDWGLLQFNSKNTWLRNDLILKQKYIYFLSMGLNLVLRLAWLQTVIHPNIGSLDSRVTLFFLAALEVIRRGHWNFYRLENEHLNNAGKFRAVKVVPLPFHEVAED